The following proteins are encoded in a genomic region of Burkholderia stabilis:
- a CDS encoding polyamine ABC transporter substrate-binding protein, producing the protein MIVRVFRLAFPVAIATAACFASLSATPARASDAELNVYNWSEYIAKNTIPDFQKQTGVRVRYDVYDSDDTLQSKLLAGSSGYDIVVPTSNYMAKQIQAGVYQKLDKTKLPNLANLDPALMKKIAESDPGNQYGVPWAYGTDGVGYNVQAVRKALGEGAPLDSWALVFDPANVSKLKSCGVSFLDAPDDVFAAALQYLGKDPNSKSPADYQAAFEMLKKVRPYITQFNSSGYNNDLANNDVCVVLGWSGDVSVARREAAAAKRGYEIRYANPKEGGILWFDVMTIPKDAPHPEAALQWINYIEDPKVNADITNEIYYPSANKAAHQYVTPAVAHDPNVYLSADVLDKMALSKPRSAEIARLENRLWQQLKTGN; encoded by the coding sequence ATGATCGTCCGCGTTTTTCGTCTCGCCTTCCCCGTCGCCATCGCGACCGCCGCATGCTTCGCGTCGCTGTCGGCCACGCCCGCCCGCGCGTCGGACGCCGAGTTGAACGTCTACAACTGGTCCGAGTACATCGCGAAAAACACGATCCCCGACTTCCAGAAACAAACGGGCGTGCGCGTGCGCTACGACGTCTACGACAGCGACGACACGTTGCAATCGAAGCTGCTGGCCGGGAGTTCCGGGTACGACATCGTCGTGCCGACCTCGAACTACATGGCCAAGCAGATCCAGGCCGGTGTCTACCAGAAGCTCGACAAGACGAAACTGCCGAACCTGGCGAATCTCGACCCCGCGCTGATGAAGAAGATCGCCGAATCCGATCCCGGCAACCAGTACGGCGTACCGTGGGCCTACGGCACGGACGGCGTCGGCTACAACGTGCAGGCCGTCAGGAAGGCGCTCGGCGAAGGCGCGCCGCTCGACAGCTGGGCACTGGTGTTCGATCCGGCCAACGTGTCGAAGCTGAAGAGTTGCGGCGTGTCGTTCCTCGATGCGCCGGACGACGTGTTCGCCGCCGCGCTCCAGTACCTCGGGAAGGACCCGAACAGCAAGAGCCCCGCCGACTATCAGGCGGCGTTCGAGATGCTCAAGAAGGTGCGTCCGTACATCACGCAGTTCAACTCGTCGGGTTACAACAACGATCTCGCCAACAACGACGTCTGTGTCGTGCTGGGCTGGTCGGGCGACGTCAGCGTCGCGCGCCGCGAAGCGGCGGCGGCGAAACGCGGCTACGAGATTCGTTATGCGAACCCGAAGGAAGGCGGCATCCTGTGGTTCGACGTGATGACCATCCCGAAGGATGCGCCGCATCCGGAAGCGGCATTGCAGTGGATCAACTACATCGAGGACCCGAAGGTCAACGCCGACATCACCAACGAGATCTACTATCCGAGCGCGAACAAGGCGGCGCATCAGTACGTGACGCCGGCCGTCGCGCACGATCCGAACGTCTACCTGAGCGCCGACGTACTCGACAAAATGGCGCTCTCGAAGCCGCGTTCGGCGGAAATCGCGCGACTCGAGAACCGGCTGTGGCAACAACTGAAAACCGGCAACTGA